One part of the Dyadobacter sp. 676 genome encodes these proteins:
- a CDS encoding DUF748 domain-containing protein codes for MTVTRTHSKKRRTAKILIGILVAIVVIRLLLPYAVLYFANRSLANMDGYYGHIHDIDLAIIRGAYQIDSIYINKEDSVTHKQTPFFASREVDLSVEWKALFKGSIVGEMVFQRPYLLFTKDKVEPKEVVKDSADFRRILDQFMPLNINRCELRGGAIQYKDFSSKPNVDIAMTNVNLLAQNLRNSYDSTALLPASIHATAEVYEGKLRFDAKLNPLADAPTFDMSAELNNTNLVKLNDFFQAYAKVDVNDGRFGLYTEVAAKDDEFKGYVKPVIKNLDVLGKEDRKDNVLQKLWEAVAGGAGKLFENKNKGQVATKVPFQGRLDDPKTNVWVAILNILQNAFIHAIQPSIDNEISIASVKEDKKEKKTFLQKIFSGGDGKKEKKSKDKKSGNKGD; via the coding sequence ATGACCGTTACACGCACGCATTCGAAAAAAAGACGTACGGCCAAAATCCTGATCGGGATACTGGTCGCCATTGTGGTGATCCGGCTGTTATTACCTTATGCCGTCCTCTACTTCGCAAACAGGAGCCTTGCGAATATGGACGGGTATTATGGACACATTCACGATATCGACCTTGCGATTATCCGCGGGGCCTACCAGATCGACAGTATTTACATTAATAAAGAAGACTCCGTCACACACAAGCAAACGCCTTTTTTTGCGTCCCGGGAGGTCGATCTCTCGGTGGAATGGAAGGCGCTGTTCAAAGGCTCCATTGTGGGCGAAATGGTTTTCCAGAGGCCATACCTGCTTTTTACCAAGGATAAGGTCGAACCGAAGGAGGTCGTGAAGGATTCCGCGGATTTTCGCCGGATACTCGACCAATTCATGCCCCTGAACATCAACCGCTGCGAGCTGCGCGGCGGGGCGATCCAGTACAAGGATTTCAGCTCGAAACCCAACGTCGATATCGCCATGACCAACGTGAACCTGCTCGCCCAGAACCTGCGGAACAGCTACGATTCCACGGCACTTTTGCCCGCCAGCATCCACGCCACTGCCGAGGTATATGAGGGCAAGCTGCGTTTCGACGCAAAGCTCAACCCGCTCGCCGATGCCCCTACCTTCGACATGAGCGCCGAATTGAACAACACCAACCTGGTTAAACTGAACGACTTTTTCCAGGCATATGCGAAGGTCGACGTCAACGACGGCCGTTTCGGACTTTACACGGAGGTAGCCGCCAAAGACGATGAATTCAAGGGATATGTAAAACCGGTGATCAAGAATCTCGATGTGTTGGGAAAAGAAGACCGCAAGGACAATGTGCTTCAAAAACTCTGGGAAGCTGTTGCGGGCGGGGCGGGCAAGCTGTTTGAGAACAAAAACAAAGGCCAGGTAGCCACCAAAGTGCCGTTCCAGGGCCGATTGGACGACCCCAAGACGAATGTATGGGTTGCGATTCTCAACATCCTTCAAAATGCATTCATCCACGCCATTCAGCCGTCCATCGACAACGAGATCAGCATCGCGTCGGTGAAGGAAGACAAAAAGGAGAAGAAGACCTTTCTGCAAAAGATCTTCTCCGGTGGTGATGGCAAAAAAGAAAAGAAAAGCAAGGACAAAAAGAGCGGCAACAAAGGCGATTAG
- a CDS encoding YciI family protein yields MKDFLFVFRNDAAVMAGMSPEELQKSMQKWMDWIGGIAAQGKLVDRGNRLANEGNVVRPSNLVTDGPYIETKESVGGFIMVRAESLDEATEMAKGCPILLAGGNVEVRPIIHM; encoded by the coding sequence ATGAAAGACTTCTTGTTTGTTTTCAGAAACGATGCGGCCGTAATGGCGGGCATGTCACCGGAAGAATTGCAGAAAAGCATGCAAAAATGGATGGACTGGATTGGCGGCATCGCGGCGCAGGGAAAGCTGGTCGACCGTGGCAACCGTTTGGCCAACGAGGGCAATGTGGTCAGGCCATCGAACCTTGTAACCGACGGGCCGTACATCGAAACGAAGGAATCCGTAGGCGGATTCATCATGGTGCGGGCGGAGTCGCTGGACGAGGCGACCGAAATGGCGAAAGGCTGCCCGATCCTCCTGGCTGGCGGCAATGTCGAGGTCCGGCCTATTATCCATATGTAA
- a CDS encoding HAMP domain-containing sensor histidine kinase yields the protein MTNRRIRSIFWLMTICIVAINAFQGYWLLTTYRLQLQQFGSTVQDVLFQVIEGHQVDNARILLGRQRPGRPMTKNAPGGRMPRDSRVTVRRLSVSEGPGSRFYYQFNNDSAIIAPVDTLARRISRYMVQEWTEDGKVDLRKIYSAYRAELRRRNIDADFTIDTLTIHPVRGANNMIIYNGHGLKVEDDGRFKTFPLPVNPVRHIFVQATFEMPVPYLLRRMSWLLGCSLLLLLLTTGCFVFMLRTILRQKKLSDIKNDFINNMTHELKTPIATVTAAVDALLHFGALNDPRKAEEYLHISHNNLLRLSDLVEKVLNLAVEEKQEFEFRTEPVGLAEMLCELAANHRIKAAKTVVFNMHIPFGTTVQVDRIHFGNVINNLIDNAIKYSYDRVTISFDFQQEPRGWQLTVTDDGIGIPKAYQSSVFERFFRVPTGDLHQVKGFGLGLAYVRQVVERHGGSISLASELGKGSAFTLKF from the coding sequence ATGACGAACCGCCGTATCCGCTCGATTTTCTGGTTGATGACCATCTGCATTGTGGCGATCAATGCATTTCAGGGATATTGGCTTCTGACAACCTACCGGCTCCAGTTGCAGCAGTTCGGCAGTACCGTGCAGGATGTCTTGTTCCAGGTCATCGAAGGGCACCAGGTCGACAACGCGCGTATTCTCCTGGGAAGACAGCGCCCCGGCCGCCCTATGACCAAAAATGCTCCCGGCGGGCGTATGCCAAGGGATTCGCGCGTCACGGTCAGGCGGTTGAGCGTGAGCGAAGGTCCGGGTTCGCGTTTTTATTATCAATTCAATAACGACAGCGCCATCATCGCGCCTGTGGACACATTGGCACGCCGTATTTCGAGGTATATGGTGCAGGAATGGACCGAAGACGGCAAGGTCGATTTGCGGAAAATTTATTCGGCCTACCGGGCGGAATTGCGGCGAAGGAACATCGATGCGGACTTTACGATCGATACCCTGACGATTCACCCGGTACGCGGGGCCAACAATATGATCATTTATAACGGTCATGGATTAAAAGTAGAAGACGACGGCCGTTTCAAGACCTTCCCGCTGCCGGTCAATCCGGTACGGCATATTTTTGTGCAGGCTACTTTCGAAATGCCCGTTCCCTACCTGCTGAGGCGGATGAGCTGGCTGCTGGGCTGTTCCTTGCTGCTTTTGCTGCTGACCACCGGCTGCTTCGTGTTCATGCTGCGGACAATTCTCCGGCAGAAAAAGCTCTCGGACATCAAGAACGATTTCATCAACAACATGACCCACGAGTTGAAAACGCCCATCGCTACCGTAACGGCCGCCGTTGACGCCCTGCTGCATTTCGGGGCGCTGAACGATCCGCGCAAGGCGGAGGAATATCTTCATATTTCGCACAATAACCTTCTCAGACTGTCGGATCTGGTAGAAAAAGTGCTGAACCTGGCCGTGGAGGAAAAGCAGGAGTTCGAATTTCGGACGGAGCCGGTCGGCCTGGCCGAAATGTTATGCGAGCTGGCTGCCAACCACCGGATCAAAGCGGCCAAAACGGTGGTTTTCAATATGCATATCCCGTTCGGAACAACGGTACAAGTGGACCGGATCCATTTCGGAAACGTGATCAATAACCTGATCGACAATGCGATAAAATATTCCTATGACCGGGTAACGATTTCCTTCGACTTTCAGCAGGAGCCGCGGGGATGGCAGCTAACCGTGACCGACGACGGGATAGGCATTCCCAAGGCATACCAGTCATCGGTTTTCGAGCGGTTTTTCCGCGTCCCGACGGGTGATTTACATCAGGTAAAAGGGTTCGGCCTTGGTCTGGCCTATGTGAGGCAGGTGGTGGAACGGCATGGAGGCAGTATCAGTCTGGCGAGCGAACTGGGCAAGGGAAGCGCCTTTACATTAAAATTCTGA
- a CDS encoding sulfatase-like hydrolase/transferase — protein sequence MKEVPKDYYHTDAINDTTVAYIREFAQSDKPFFLYVAHNAPHWPLQARPEDIAKYKDTYKSGWEPVRKARYERMVKMGLIDPNVTKLPDTPPGAMRWEENPDREWDATAMAVHAAMIDRMDQGIGRIIDALKQSGELENTLILFLSDNGASPENCAKYGPGFDRPGETRDGRKIVYATEKQVLPGPQTSYASIGPRWAGVANTPYRYAKAESFEGGINTPMIAFWPKGITAKKGSFSDHTGHVMDLMATFCELSGAVYPRQYKNNDIRPTTGTSIVASFSGKSPGQRRELFNEHFGARYAREGNWKLVSPSSDSTWQLYDLSADRSETKNLAAEHPELAKRLANRWHEWADTHQVFPKPDRPASGR from the coding sequence GTGAAAGAAGTACCGAAAGATTACTACCACACCGACGCCATCAACGACACAACCGTGGCTTATATCCGCGAATTTGCCCAATCGGACAAACCGTTTTTCCTCTATGTGGCCCATAACGCTCCCCATTGGCCGCTGCAGGCGAGGCCCGAAGACATTGCGAAATATAAAGATACTTACAAAAGCGGCTGGGAGCCGGTCCGCAAGGCCCGGTATGAAAGAATGGTAAAAATGGGTCTGATCGACCCGAACGTCACGAAACTGCCGGATACGCCGCCCGGTGCCATGCGATGGGAGGAAAATCCCGACCGTGAATGGGACGCCACGGCCATGGCGGTGCACGCCGCTATGATCGACCGGATGGACCAGGGCATCGGCCGGATTATCGATGCATTAAAACAAAGCGGAGAACTCGAAAACACGTTGATCCTCTTTCTGAGCGACAACGGGGCGAGTCCTGAAAATTGTGCGAAATATGGCCCGGGCTTCGACCGTCCGGGCGAAACACGCGACGGTCGTAAAATAGTCTATGCTACTGAGAAGCAGGTTCTGCCAGGCCCGCAAACGAGCTACGCGTCCATCGGCCCGCGCTGGGCGGGCGTAGCCAACACCCCTTACCGGTATGCCAAGGCAGAGTCGTTCGAAGGGGGGATCAATACGCCGATGATCGCCTTCTGGCCGAAGGGCATTACGGCTAAAAAGGGGAGTTTCAGCGATCATACGGGGCACGTAATGGACCTCATGGCGACGTTCTGCGAACTTTCGGGGGCCGTTTATCCCCGGCAATACAAGAATAACGATATCCGGCCCACTACCGGAACCAGTATTGTGGCGTCTTTCAGCGGCAAGTCCCCGGGGCAACGGCGGGAGTTATTCAACGAACATTTCGGCGCCCGCTACGCACGGGAAGGCAACTGGAAGCTCGTCTCACCGTCATCCGACTCTACCTGGCAGTTATACGATCTCTCCGCGGACCGTTCCGAAACTAAAAACCTGGCCGCAGAACATCCGGAACTGGCAAAACGCCTGGCGAACCGCTGGCACGAATGGGCCGATACACATCAGGTATTCCCGAAGCCCGATAGGCCGGCCTCCGGCAGATGA
- a CDS encoding sigma-70 family RNA polymerase sigma factor, which produces MENQELLPHLFRTEYRKITAVLGKTFGLEHIEIAQDIASDTFLLASEIWGIKGIPDNPVAWLYTVARNKTLDYLRRDKLFKEKISGQVVRDSPMEDEIVIDLSSQNITDSQLQMMFAICHPSLPIESQIGLALNVLCGFGINEIASAFLTSKETINKRLYRAREKLRAGEVTMAFPAEAEIEPRLEAVLKTLYLLFNEGFYSAGKDVTLRKDVCIEAMWLTKMLTENPGTDRPPVNALLALMCFHASRFEARTNPQGETVLYEDQDDSLWDSTLICRGEYYLNRASVGRQLSRYHLEAAIGYWHTIKADTPEKWEHILQYYNQLLILEYSPIAALNRTYALAKARSRTEAIHEAEKLNLADNHLYHSLLGGVVFGN; this is translated from the coding sequence ATGGAAAATCAGGAGTTGCTACCCCATTTGTTCAGGACCGAATACCGGAAGATCACCGCGGTACTCGGCAAGACTTTCGGTTTGGAACACATTGAAATCGCCCAGGACATTGCCAGCGACACCTTTTTGCTCGCTTCCGAAATTTGGGGGATCAAGGGGATACCCGACAACCCGGTGGCATGGCTCTATACCGTGGCACGTAACAAAACACTCGATTACCTCCGGCGTGACAAGCTTTTTAAGGAAAAAATCAGCGGCCAGGTGGTCAGGGACAGCCCGATGGAGGATGAGATTGTCATCGATTTGTCGAGCCAGAACATTACCGACAGCCAGTTGCAGATGATGTTCGCGATTTGCCACCCCTCGCTCCCGATCGAATCGCAGATCGGGCTGGCGTTGAACGTGCTCTGCGGGTTCGGAATCAACGAGATCGCCAGTGCATTTCTGACCAGCAAAGAGACGATCAACAAACGGCTTTACCGGGCGCGGGAAAAGCTGCGCGCCGGGGAGGTGACAATGGCGTTTCCCGCCGAAGCCGAGATCGAACCCCGGTTGGAGGCGGTTTTGAAAACCTTGTACCTGCTTTTCAATGAAGGGTTTTATTCGGCGGGAAAAGATGTCACATTGCGAAAGGACGTTTGTATAGAAGCCATGTGGCTCACGAAAATGCTGACCGAAAATCCGGGTACCGACCGGCCCCCGGTAAATGCATTGCTTGCGCTGATGTGCTTTCACGCCTCCCGCTTCGAAGCACGGACCAATCCGCAGGGCGAAACCGTGTTGTACGAAGATCAGGACGACAGCCTTTGGGACTCGACGTTGATTTGTCGCGGGGAATACTATCTCAACCGGGCGTCCGTCGGGCGACAACTTTCGCGTTACCACCTCGAAGCCGCGATCGGCTACTGGCATACCATCAAAGCCGACACCCCCGAAAAATGGGAGCACATTCTGCAATATTACAACCAGTTGCTCATCCTCGAATACTCGCCCATTGCGGCCCTGAACCGCACTTATGCCCTGGCCAAAGCCCGCTCCAGAACCGAGGCCATCCACGAGGCCGAGAAGCTGAACCTCGCGGATAACCACCTGTACCACTCATTGCTGGGGGGAGTTGTATTTGGGAATTGA
- a CDS encoding response regulator transcription factor encodes MATVLLIEDEPALGMIVKDSLNFRGFDVLYAVNGVDGLAQFREHRPDIVVADIMMPDMDGFTMAEHIRRNDPHVPIMFLTARSQTADVVRGFELGGNDYLKKPFSLDELIVRINALLRAGVSRATADGTLKIGRYLFDPAKQKLSVDGQEVTLSHRESELLRRLYQQRNQVLGRSEVLNELWGDDSFFNGRSLDVFITKLRRHLREDPKIQIINIRGRGYKLVL; translated from the coding sequence ATGGCGACGGTACTATTGATCGAAGACGAGCCCGCATTGGGGATGATCGTGAAAGACAGCTTGAACTTCAGGGGGTTCGATGTGCTTTATGCGGTTAATGGGGTGGACGGGCTGGCACAGTTTCGCGAGCACCGGCCCGATATTGTCGTAGCAGATATCATGATGCCGGACATGGACGGATTTACAATGGCCGAGCACATCCGCCGCAATGATCCGCACGTCCCGATTATGTTCCTCACCGCCCGCTCGCAGACAGCCGACGTGGTACGGGGCTTCGAGCTGGGAGGGAACGATTATCTCAAAAAGCCGTTCAGTCTCGACGAGCTCATCGTGCGGATTAATGCGCTCCTGCGCGCCGGCGTATCCCGCGCGACCGCGGACGGAACGTTGAAAATCGGCCGTTACCTTTTCGACCCTGCCAAACAAAAACTCAGCGTGGATGGGCAGGAAGTAACATTATCCCATCGAGAATCCGAACTTTTGCGGCGGCTTTACCAGCAACGCAACCAGGTACTGGGCCGCAGCGAAGTGCTGAACGAGCTCTGGGGCGACGATTCTTTCTTCAACGGCCGGAGTCTCGACGTTTTCATCACAAAATTACGCCGTCACCTTCGCGAAGACCCTAAAATTCAGATAATCAACATCCGTGGCAGGGGATATAAGCTGGTACTTTGA
- a CDS encoding low affinity iron permease family protein produces the protein MERGRINFFEKMATRITAWTGSSMAFGVALGVILVWGITGPVFNYSDTWQLVINTGTTIVTFLMVFLIQKSQNKDSKAIQLKLNELIAASRFASNRMVDIEDLSEAELDVLRKFYRKLAEMSEMDTDIHTSHSIDAAQRLHKHKKWELTDLSQGDTGSQE, from the coding sequence ATGGAAAGAGGGAGAATCAATTTTTTCGAGAAAATGGCCACGCGGATCACCGCCTGGACAGGCAGTTCCATGGCTTTTGGCGTGGCATTAGGGGTTATACTCGTTTGGGGCATTACCGGGCCGGTTTTTAATTATTCCGATACCTGGCAGCTGGTGATCAACACCGGGACGACCATCGTCACCTTCCTGATGGTTTTTCTGATCCAGAAATCGCAGAACAAAGATTCCAAAGCCATTCAGTTGAAACTGAACGAACTGATCGCGGCGAGCCGCTTCGCAAGCAACCGGATGGTCGATATCGAGGACCTGAGCGAGGCGGAGCTGGATGTGCTGCGCAAATTTTACCGTAAGCTCGCCGAGATGTCGGAAATGGACACCGATATCCACACATCGCATTCAATTGACGCAGCACAGCGGCTTCACAAGCATAAGAAATGGGAATTGACGGACCTTTCACAGGGCGATACCGGCTCACAGGAGTAG
- a CDS encoding PVC-type heme-binding CxxCH protein, whose amino-acid sequence MNMIRLTHILVPLALAMVAVPALDSVAQQAPTTQTAEKFDRDYALEATMLGFFAKDGARNPTLKANKGDRVRITITNGELMTHDIALEKLGIKSKVIIEKGTSTSITFKAEQNDTYYCSVPGHRAAGMVGSFEVVEGVISNETVAGQVPMKDGQPLNLGFETGDLKNWTATGDAFTNALFSSDPSPVHEKEMHIGYEGKYFLSSGGTLNYKQTGTLTSVPFQVTQPFAAFRVSGGALQDTRVEIVTASDNKVIYHITGQGRATLQPAVVDLQPYLNKEIFIRIVDNETGISQIPYIPNDKWAHINFDDFRFYASRPEFPNELKQKDIIILPPLDPVLNAGLSGIEAAKAMTPPPGFKITLAAAEPDIIRPISFTVDARGRLWVVEGHTYPVRAPEGKGRDKILIFEDTNGDGTLDKRKVFAEGLNLISGIEVGMGGVWLGSAPHLLFIPADFKNDKPAGPPQILLDGWGLEDTHEVLNNLRWGPDGWLYGTHGVFTHSNVGKPGAPDSERTKINAGVWRYHPTSHKFEVFAEGSSNPWGIDFNEYGHPFITVCVIPHMYHVIQGARYQRQAGKHFNPYTYDDIKTIADHVHWVGERGPHAGNFRSASAGGGHAHAGAMIYLGNSWPGEYRNDIFMNNINGARLNMDHLTRSGSGYEATHKNDFMAMNDSWSQWLNFKYDASGSVWAIDWYDKNQCHSPNPDVHNKTMGRIFKITHENDKWVQVDLSKASDMELVNYQLNPNEWYVRQARTILQERGPNKKVHKALKEILAKNPDETRKLRALWALHVTKGLTEKELAELLSHDSEYIRSWSVQLLTEGKAVSPEILKKFVEMAQKDNSKLVRLYLTSGMLRLDPSQRWDVLDALVQKAEDKDDHNLPLMEWYAAEPLAAVDAKRALQLAGKSPFPKMLPYMVQRVEAIGTDESRKILKDYNKVGQIGNQQGHHHTTGTAMNH is encoded by the coding sequence ATGAATATGATAAGGTTGACCCACATTCTCGTACCACTGGCGCTGGCAATGGTGGCGGTTCCTGCCCTGGACTCCGTCGCACAGCAGGCCCCGACCACACAAACCGCTGAAAAATTTGACCGCGACTATGCGCTGGAAGCGACGATGCTCGGCTTCTTCGCCAAAGACGGCGCCCGCAACCCCACGCTGAAGGCGAACAAAGGCGACCGGGTCAGGATCACGATCACCAACGGCGAACTCATGACGCACGATATCGCGCTGGAAAAACTCGGGATCAAAAGCAAAGTGATCATCGAAAAAGGGACCAGTACTAGTATTACCTTCAAAGCCGAGCAGAACGACACCTATTATTGCTCTGTGCCGGGGCACCGTGCGGCGGGCATGGTGGGTAGCTTCGAAGTAGTGGAAGGGGTTATTTCCAACGAGACCGTAGCAGGCCAAGTGCCCATGAAGGACGGCCAGCCGCTCAACCTGGGTTTTGAAACGGGCGATCTGAAAAACTGGACAGCCACGGGCGATGCCTTCACTAATGCGCTTTTCAGTTCCGACCCCTCGCCGGTGCATGAGAAGGAGATGCATATCGGTTATGAGGGCAAATATTTCCTCAGCAGCGGCGGCACGCTGAACTACAAGCAAACCGGTACCCTCACCTCCGTTCCGTTCCAGGTAACCCAGCCTTTTGCCGCTTTCCGGGTGTCGGGCGGGGCGTTGCAGGATACGCGCGTGGAAATCGTTACGGCGTCGGATAACAAGGTTATTTACCACATTACCGGCCAGGGCAGGGCTACGCTGCAACCCGCGGTGGTCGACCTGCAGCCGTATCTGAACAAGGAGATTTTTATCCGGATCGTCGACAACGAGACGGGCATTTCGCAAATCCCCTACATTCCAAACGACAAATGGGCGCATATCAACTTCGACGACTTTCGTTTCTATGCAAGCCGCCCCGAGTTTCCCAACGAGCTGAAACAGAAGGATATCATCATTCTGCCACCGCTGGACCCGGTCCTGAACGCGGGTTTGTCCGGAATAGAGGCGGCGAAAGCGATGACACCGCCGCCGGGCTTTAAAATCACGCTGGCGGCGGCAGAACCCGATATTATCCGGCCAATCAGCTTTACCGTGGATGCACGCGGCAGGTTATGGGTTGTGGAGGGGCATACTTACCCGGTACGCGCCCCGGAAGGGAAGGGCAGGGACAAAATCCTGATTTTCGAAGACACCAATGGTGACGGCACACTCGATAAGCGCAAGGTATTTGCCGAAGGCCTCAACCTGATCAGCGGCATCGAAGTGGGAATGGGCGGGGTATGGCTCGGATCGGCGCCGCACCTACTGTTTATCCCCGCCGATTTCAAAAACGACAAGCCTGCCGGTCCGCCGCAGATATTGCTCGACGGCTGGGGCCTGGAAGACACCCACGAGGTACTCAACAACCTCCGCTGGGGACCAGACGGCTGGCTTTACGGGACACACGGCGTGTTTACCCATTCCAATGTAGGCAAGCCGGGAGCGCCCGATTCAGAAAGAACGAAAATCAATGCGGGCGTATGGCGTTATCATCCTACTTCGCACAAATTCGAGGTTTTTGCGGAAGGGTCGAGCAATCCCTGGGGAATCGATTTCAATGAATACGGGCATCCGTTCATCACCGTGTGCGTGATCCCGCACATGTACCATGTGATACAGGGGGCCCGCTACCAGCGGCAGGCCGGCAAGCATTTCAATCCCTACACTTACGACGACATTAAAACCATCGCCGATCATGTACATTGGGTGGGAGAGCGGGGGCCGCATGCCGGTAACTTCCGTTCGGCTTCCGCGGGCGGGGGACATGCGCATGCGGGAGCGATGATTTACCTGGGCAACAGCTGGCCCGGGGAATACCGCAACGACATTTTCATGAACAATATCAATGGGGCACGCCTCAACATGGACCACCTTACCCGCTCGGGATCCGGCTATGAGGCAACGCACAAAAACGACTTCATGGCGATGAACGACTCCTGGTCGCAATGGCTTAATTTCAAATACGACGCCAGCGGCTCGGTATGGGCCATCGACTGGTACGACAAAAACCAGTGCCATAGCCCCAATCCCGATGTTCATAACAAAACCATGGGACGGATTTTTAAAATAACCCATGAAAACGATAAATGGGTACAGGTTGATTTATCTAAGGCGTCGGATATGGAACTGGTAAATTACCAGCTGAACCCGAACGAATGGTATGTCCGCCAGGCCCGGACGATCTTGCAGGAACGCGGGCCCAACAAAAAGGTACACAAGGCATTGAAGGAAATCCTCGCCAAAAATCCGGACGAAACCCGCAAGCTACGGGCTTTGTGGGCGTTGCACGTGACGAAAGGGCTCACCGAGAAGGAGCTCGCGGAGCTGCTTTCCCACGATAGCGAGTACATAAGGAGCTGGTCGGTGCAGTTGCTGACGGAAGGCAAAGCCGTGTCACCGGAAATATTGAAGAAGTTTGTAGAAATGGCGCAAAAGGACAATTCCAAATTGGTGAGGCTTTACCTTACTTCCGGAATGCTCCGCCTGGATCCGTCACAGCGCTGGGATGTGCTCGATGCGCTGGTACAAAAAGCCGAAGATAAGGACGATCATAACCTGCCACTCATGGAATGGTATGCTGCCGAGCCACTGGCCGCCGTCGATGCGAAACGAGCGTTGCAACTGGCGGGAAAATCTCCATTCCCTAAAATGCTGCCTTACATGGTCCAGCGGGTGGAGGCAATCGGTACAGACGAATCCAGAAAGATTTTGAAAGACTATAACAAGGTCGGCCAAATCGGGAATCAGCAAGGTCATCACCACACGACCGGGACCGCAATGAATCACTGA
- a CDS encoding sulfatase-like hydrolase/transferase, whose amino-acid sequence MKTPTFGKNHSPLQERMFKTSLFLAALGLVTSAGLAALKTRDHSESPENASRPNIVVILADDMGYSDMGCYGGEVKTPNLDYLALNGLRYRQFYNTSRCCPTRASLLTGLYSHQAGIGKMTEAENQPGYQGHITENTVTLAEVLKTAGYQTGMVGKWHVSNTFTREDPQEQLAWLSHQKDFGAFSPVEQYPASRGFDKFFGTIWGGGGFFRPVQPGKREGARERSTERLLPHRRHQRHNRGLYPRICPIGQTVFPLCGP is encoded by the coding sequence GTGAAAACTCCTACTTTCGGGAAAAATCATTCGCCGTTGCAGGAACGCATGTTTAAAACCAGTCTATTCCTAGCCGCGCTCGGTCTTGTAACGAGCGCCGGCCTGGCCGCATTGAAAACCAGGGACCATTCCGAAAGCCCCGAGAACGCCTCGCGCCCGAACATCGTCGTGATATTGGCCGACGACATGGGTTATTCGGATATGGGTTGCTACGGAGGAGAGGTAAAAACGCCCAACCTCGATTATCTGGCACTAAACGGCTTGCGTTACCGCCAGTTTTACAACACTTCGCGCTGCTGCCCCACACGCGCCTCCCTGCTTACTGGCTTGTACAGTCATCAGGCGGGTATCGGCAAGATGACCGAGGCCGAAAACCAGCCCGGTTACCAGGGCCACATTACCGAAAATACGGTGACGCTGGCGGAAGTACTCAAAACTGCCGGTTATCAGACCGGCATGGTGGGCAAATGGCACGTTTCAAACACGTTTACCCGGGAAGACCCGCAGGAACAGCTTGCCTGGCTGAGCCACCAGAAAGACTTCGGGGCTTTTTCACCCGTCGAACAATATCCTGCCAGCCGCGGTTTCGACAAGTTCTTCGGGACCATCTGGGGGGGTGGTGGATTTTTTCGACCCGTTCAGCCTGGTAAACGGGAAGGAGCCCGTGAAAGAAGTACCGAAAGATTACTACCACACCGACGCCATCAACGACACAACCGTGGCTTATATCCGCGAATTTGCCCAATCGGACAAACCGTTTTTCCTCTATGTGGCCCATAA
- a CDS encoding DUF1801 domain-containing protein, with protein sequence MATGKPGSIDEYIAGFPETVRAILYEIRAEVRAAAPDAEETISYDMPTFNLNGTYLIYFAAWKKHVALYPVTAAISEALSEELAGFKGTKGSVHFPLNKPMPLDLIRKIVTLRIAENRRAAQK encoded by the coding sequence ATGGCTACCGGGAAACCTGGTTCGATTGATGAATATATTGCCGGCTTTCCGGAAACAGTGCGGGCGATTTTGTATGAGATACGCGCGGAGGTCAGAGCTGCGGCGCCGGATGCGGAAGAAACCATTTCGTACGACATGCCTACCTTCAACCTGAACGGCACCTACCTCATTTATTTCGCCGCCTGGAAAAAGCACGTGGCGCTATACCCTGTCACGGCGGCGATTTCGGAAGCATTGTCCGAAGAGCTTGCCGGTTTTAAAGGGACGAAAGGCTCCGTGCATTTCCCGTTGAACAAACCTATGCCACTGGATTTGATCCGGAAAATCGTAACGCTGCGAATAGCCGAAAACCGGCGGGCGGCCCAAAAGTAA